CGGCATGagtccaaactggttctctgaaatagacacactaCTCATCACCCTCATTTCCATcaccctttcccacactttcatagtgtgacttagcagcttgatacctctatagttggtGCAGTTTTGAATgtctcccttgttcttgtacacgggaatgattgtactccacctccattcttccGACATCTTCGATGTCTTGAAAATGATATTAAACAGCGTAGTCAGCCATAGCTAGTGACTATGCTGTTTAATGACATTAAATAGCTAGtgattttaatatttcctccCTCTTATATTAATTGtcatgtatattaaaaatatttattttaaaataatttttaatttaaataataaaatataattaattattttgttataatttgcacttaatattaattattttagaattaaaaaaaaataaaattaaaatatgtaaaatcTTATCATGATAATTAAAAAGTGTAGAATGAAGTAGtatatttgttcaattttttaaGAGTAGCAGTGGCGGTGGTTAATCAGCAAGACTGTTTTTGATGTAGGCGTTGGTAAATGCAAGCTTTCCTTTtcctatttatttttacttcaaaTAAATACTACccattttcttgtatttttttttggttttttatttgtatttgaaGTTTGcgaattaaattttgaattcgcaTACTACAAAATCTATTGGGAAATGAAGCTCCTGGTAGAATGACGGTTCCACACCACAAACTATGTTAGTTTGTTGGTTCCCATTTCCTTGTATTTGTAGTTCTGATGTCTTTGACTATGGTTGTTAAGCAGAGTTATTTATATCTTTCTACTGTTTTCTTCACCGTAGATAACAGTTTTGGACATTagcaaattcaaaaataaaaataaaaaatggtgtACAGAGTTCCAAAAGTAGCACACAATCTGAAATGAggtattttttcttctttcccaTTTTTAGTCAGGTCATTTTCTGTTTCAGAGCTAAGCTTAGGTATGTGGGTCTGTGTCCATTCTGACTAGGGTTTTAATATGATCATTTATGATGCTCAATTCAATGTCTTTCGTCTTTATTGAACTGGGAATGTGTTTTCTTGAATAATAATGTTGTTGGGGATTGTGGTGTTTCTCTGTTATGCTTTGAAATAATGCCAGTTTGAAtatattttgagttcttgatttttttcaatttccatGATCCCTGcattttcttttttccattcTGTGTTTTTAACTGCTGTGATGTATGTTCCAGCTGTTTGAAGTGGTTAGCTTTGACTTATTTGTGTTAAATTCTTAGTTGATTTGATACACCACACGGCTGCGGCCCCTTCCTGGACTAGTTGATTTTCTAGGGAGCAGACTTTTTTTCCATCTTGTTGAACTAGAAATTTTGAGAAGATGTTGAGGAATGGTACATGAACTACAGTTGGTCCAATTTCTTCACCTGTATGATTGTGTGTTTGATAAGATTTTCAAATACAGAACAGTGAGGATCTTGTGAAGTAGCCAAATTCTTGTTCCTATATAGGTTATCTTCTTGATATTCAAATCTGTGGTGAAGGAGAAACTTGTTCTTTGAGTCTGGTGGATTTCCTAGACTTTCAAAGGATGGATATGGTTAGCAAGGATGATGCTGAGCTAGAAAAGAGGAGTGAAGATTCTATGATGAACTTCCAATCACCAAATATGTCCTCAGATTGGCAATTAAACGGCAGCAATCTGACAAATGCATCCAGCCGAATGATCGATACGTTCTGTGCTGGTGGTTGGGATAATACTATCATTTCATCAAACTTAGGCTTATGTGgtacaaatattcaaatgaatCCTGGCACTACAAATGCACTGGGAACTTCAGCAATTGGCTTGGATCCTCTGGGAGCTGGTGTTAATAGAATGCATGGTATGAGTTGGACTAAACCAAATGCAATGTCGAAAGGCGACACGTTTATACCCCCTATGACTGGTATGCTTCCTCAAAGCTTAACTCAGTTGCCAGCTGATTCTGGCTTTATTGAGAGAGCTGCAAGATGTTCATGCTTTAGTGGAGGAAAAGTTGGTGATATGATGAACCCTTTTATCATCCCTAATTCTTCTAATGTGTATCACAACGGACTGGCCTTCCGACTGCCACAAGAGGTTTTTGCCAGTAACGGATTACAGTCTCCTTCTACTGCAATCAGTCCAAAGCAGCACATGAGAAATGCAGTTGAATGTTCTGAGGATGTTTCTTTACCTCTTGAACATGAGCCCACAGATAGAAGTTCCCTcaagaatgagaaaaatataagcTTTGTTAGGTCTAAGGATGAAGCAAAGGAATGTGTTGGCATCTCTGAAAATGAGTCTGATGAGACTGAATGTAATGGACATCAAGAAGAAGTGGAGGGTAAGGATTCTTCTACTAGGGGCCTTGGctcaaggaaaaggaaaagaagtgGTCAGGTAAAACTTGCTTGTATAAATTGTTTATATTGTTCTGTGCAAGTTCTTCTATATTAAAGTTTCTTGTCATTTTTTCAGGATACAGGATTTGATCAAATGACTGGAGCACAACAACAACCAGCTGAACTACCAAAAGATCAAGCAGTAACTCAGAAGGGAGAGCAAAACTTGAATTCCACTGCCTGCAGGCCTGGTGGAAAAAATGGTAAACAGGAGTCTAAATCAGAGGATCCACCTAAAGAAGAATACATACACATCCGAGCTCGAAGAGGCCAGGCAACAAATAGCCATAGTCTTGCAGAAAGAGTAAGACTCCAAAAATAGAAGCTTTACAAGTTGTAGTGAGATCTCACTTGTAGTTCTTTCAGATTTGGcttacttttattttaataCAGCTAAGGAGGGAGAAGATCAGCGAACGGATGAAATTTCTTCAGGATCTTGTACCTGGTTGCAACAAGGTTActtttgttgtattatttttcaGTAAACAGTTTTTCTGTAAAACATCCATCATAACAATAAGTATCTATTATTAATGTATCCTGAGCGAGAGCCGGTGATTTTGCAGGTCACGGGGAAAGCAGTAATGCTGGATGAAATCATTAATTATGTACAATCTCTTCAAAGACAGGTTGAGGTATGCTATTTACTCCTAATAACTTATTCCTTTTTTGGTGTTGCCATATCATGCCTAGTGTTAAAATGTAATTCACATGCATCTACTGTCCACAAAATGCTTCATTGATTTCTGATTTCTGAATCACTACTATATGATTAGTTTTATTGGTGATGCTAGTTTCTTGCAAAATCATGTGCACCTAAAAGTTTTGCTTAAAACAGAAGAATCCTCTTTTGATGGCCTCTTAAAAGTACATGTGTTTGAGAATGACTGGACTTCCTGTTCTCTCAGTTCCTCTCAATGAAGCTTGCGACGATAAAGCCGCAGTTGGATTTTAATATTGATGCGCTCCTTGCAAAGGATGTAAGAACCAGTGCATTTTCCTGGGAGTTACATGAAGTAGAACatggtgcatagtttctagttTCTAAAGAAACCATTCTTTCACTTCTTGTAGATTCTGCGTTCACGAGTGGGTCCTTCATCCTCTCTTGCCTTTGCTCCTGATATTACAGTGCCATATCAGTCCCCCCATCAACTGCAATCAGGCCTGCTTCAGTCAGGTCTTCCTGGTTTGGGAAACTCCACCGATGCATTTCTTAGATCTATCTATCCCTGTTTAGCTGTTACAAGTGGTGGCTACAAAGAGTCCTCATCACAGGTAACATTCTGAGTTTATTTACTTCATGTAGTGAATTGTGAATGTTTGTTTTACCACAACAGCATAAATAGCCGTACTCTACAATCTAACTATTAGACTTACTAATTGTATTCAGTTACCTAATATATGGGATGATGACCTACATAATGTTGTCGAGATGGGTCTCAGTACGAGTTCTCCCCTTCA
This sequence is a window from Solanum dulcamara chromosome 10, daSolDulc1.2, whole genome shotgun sequence. Protein-coding genes within it:
- the LOC129871384 gene encoding transcription factor bHLH49-like, with the protein product MDMVSKDDAELEKRSEDSMMNFQSPNMSSDWQLNGSNLTNASSRMIDTFCAGGWDNTIISSNLGLCGTNIQMNPGTTNALGTSAIGLDPLGAGVNRMHGMSWTKPNAMSKGDTFIPPMTGMLPQSLTQLPADSGFIERAARCSCFSGGKVGDMMNPFIIPNSSNVYHNGLAFRLPQEVFASNGLQSPSTAISPKQHMRNAVECSEDVSLPLEHEPTDRSSLKNEKNISFVRSKDEAKECVGISENESDETECNGHQEEVEGKDSSTRGLGSRKRKRSGQDTGFDQMTGAQQQPAELPKDQAVTQKGEQNLNSTACRPGGKNGKQESKSEDPPKEEYIHIRARRGQATNSHSLAERLRREKISERMKFLQDLVPGCNKVTGKAVMLDEIINYVQSLQRQVEFLSMKLATIKPQLDFNIDALLAKDILRSRVGPSSSLAFAPDITVPYQSPHQLQSGLLQSGLPGLGNSTDAFLRSIYPCLAVTSGGYKESSSQLPNIWDDDLHNVVEMGLSTSSPLHSRDLSGSLPSAQMKEEP